In Vigna unguiculata cultivar IT97K-499-35 chromosome 3, ASM411807v1, whole genome shotgun sequence, a single genomic region encodes these proteins:
- the LOC114177732 gene encoding AP-5 complex subunit mu isoform X3: MSSGCGIRAIWILNNLDAVVFSRRFPVVEKRWRAACNANNDSDQFFSSLPTNSDLTDAFLDRKHREGSARGFGIRKSNSTLGSDSWVDDPITRHVVGLYINKEEEDIKNLLWPLILHTKGLYSILILPMVEPRHLKAYARLCKRSDCGTALGMDDGLSSLLLDLPSVTGAFMVAHAIGDIITGDTVEPEVIVSAAPSVGGLFDSLTGSIGISSRAKPVTPPVTSASPSITSVPGSVTGDAPKIGSRPLDKDALRTFINSSMPFGTPLDLNYSNIFTIKANGFSATDLPPSEQKQPAWKPYLYKGKQRILFTIHETIHAALYDRDEIPDTISVSGQINCRADLEGLPDVSFPLAGLHRASLEVLSYHPCAQVSDQGLDKQGVMFSPPLGNFVLMRYQATCALGPPLKGFYQLSMVSEDKGAFLFKLHLMEGYKAPLTMEFCTVTMPFPRRRIVSLDGTPSVGTVSTSEHSVEWKIVTSGRGLTGRSIEVTFPGTVKFAPWKNQRLSSSRSSFGNDADEDSDNEAENASNMVNEEHLMEKMNKDLPPVELEEPFCWQAYNYAKVSFKVVGASVSGISVDPKSVGIYPAVKAPMEFSTQVTSGDYILWNTLGKCPNVATIKRWM; encoded by the exons ATGTCCAGTGGATGCGGCATCAGAGCTATATGGATCCTGAACAACCTCGACGCCGTCGTTTTCTCAAG gAGGTTTCCGGTGGTGGAGAAGCGTTGGCGAGCTGCTTGCAACGCCAACAATGACTCCGATCAATTCTTCTCTTCCTTACCCACTAACTCCGACCTCACTGATGCCTTTCTTGACCGAAAACATAG GGAGGGATCTGCGCGAGGATTTGGGATACGCAAGAGTAATTCAACTTTGGGATCAGATTCTTGGGTGGATGATCCCATCACTCGTCATGTTGTAGGTCTTTACATTAACAAAGAAGAGGAGGACATTAAGAATCTATTGTGGCCTTTAATCTTGCACACGAAGGGCCTTTACAGTATACTTATTCTACCAATGGTTGAACCTAGGCATTTAAAAGCATATGCAAGGTTGTGTAAAAGATCTGATTGTGGAACTGCTCTTGGCATGGACGATGGCTTGTCTTCCCTCTTGTTGGATCTTCCATCGGTAACAGG GGCTTTTATGGTAGCACATGCTATTGGTGACATAATTACAGGCGACACAGTAGAACCAGAAGTGATTGTAAGTGCAGCTCCCTCTGTTGGAGGGCTGTTTGATTCACTCACTGGTAGTATAGGCATCTCTTCCAGGGCAAAACCTGTAACTCCACCTGTTACTTCTGCATCCCCTTCAATTACATCTGTACCAGGATCAGTTACAGGCGATGCTCCAAAAATTGGGTCTAGGCCATTGGATAAAGATGCACTCAGAACATTTATCAATAGTTCAATGCCCTTTG GCACACCCTTGGACCTTAATTATTCcaatatttttactataaaGGCCAATGGTTTTTCTGCAACGGATTTGCCTCCTTCGGAACAGAAGCAGCCAGCTTGGAAACCATATTTATACAAAGGAAAGCAGAGAATATTGTTTACCATTCATGAGACTATTCACGCGGCTCTGTATGACAGAGATGAAATTCCAGATACTATATCAGTTTCTGGTCAAATAAATTGTCGAGCTGATTTGGAAGGGTTGCCAGATGTGTCATTTCCCTTGGCTGGGTTGCACAGAGCAAGCCTTGAAGTTTTATCATATCATCCTTGTGCTCAAGTTTCAGATCAAGGTTTGGACAAGCAAGGTGTGATGTTTTCTCCACCGTTAGGTAATTTTGTGTTGATGCGTTATCAGGCAACTTGTGCCCTTGGACCCCCCTTAAAGGGATTCTACCAGTTGTCTATGGTTTCTGAGGACAAAGGCGCATTTCTATTCAAGTTACATTTAATGGAAGGATATAAGGCCCCTTTGACAATGGAGTTCTGTACCGTGACTATGCCCTTTCCTAGGAGGAGGATTGTGTCTTTGGATGGGACTCCTTCTGTGGGAACAGTTTCAACTTCAGAGCACTCTGTTGAATGGAAAATTGTGACAAGTGGCCGAGGACTGACTGGAAGAAGTATTGAAGTGACCTTCCCTGGAACTGTCAAGTTTGCACCATGGAAAAACCAAAGGTTGTCTTCCTCCAGGTCGTCCTTTGGAAATGATGCTGACGAGGATAGTGATAATGAGGCAGAGAATGCTAGTAACATGGTTAACGAAGAACATTTGATGGAGAAAATGAATAAGGATCTTCCTCCAGTTGAATTAGAGGAGCCATTTTGCTGGCAGGCATACAATTATGCTAAA GTATCATTCAAGGTTGTTGGGGCATCAGTATCTGGAATTTCCGTTGATCCTAAATCT gtGGGCATCTATCCAGCTGTAAAAGCACCTATGGAGTTTTCAActcag GTTACTTCTGGGGACTATATTCTGTGGAATACTCTT
- the LOC114177732 gene encoding AP-5 complex subunit mu isoform X2: MSSGCGIRAIWILNNLDAVVFSRRFPVVEKRWRAACNANNDSDQFFSSLPTNSDLTDAFLDRKHREGSARGFGIRKSNSTLGSDSWVDDPITRHVVGLYINKEEEDIKNLLWPLILHTKGLYSILILPMVEPRHLKAYARLCKRSDCGTALGMDDGLSSLLLDLPSVTGAFMVAHAIGDIITGDTVEPEVIVSAAPSVGGLFDSLTGSIGISSRAKPVTPPVTSASPSITSVPGSVTGDAPKIGSRPLDKDALRTFINSSMPFGTPLDLNYSNIFTIKANGFSATDLPPSEQKQPAWKPYLYKGKQRILFTIHETIHAALYDRDEIPDTISVSGQINCRADLEGLPDVSFPLAGLHRASLEVLSYHPCAQVSDQGLDKQGVMFSPPLGNFVLMRYQATCALGPPLKGFYQLSMVSEDKGAFLFKLHLMEGYKAPLTMEFCTVTMPFPRRRIVSLDGTPSVGTVSTSEHSVEWKIVTSGRGLTGRSIEVTFPGTVKFAPWKNQRLSSSRSSFGNDADEDSDNEAENASNMVNEEHLMEKMNKDLPPVELEEPFCWQAYNYAKVSFKVVGASVSGISVDPKSVGIYPAVKAPMEFSTQVTSGDYILWNTLGKCPNVATIKSQKETRSS, encoded by the exons ATGTCCAGTGGATGCGGCATCAGAGCTATATGGATCCTGAACAACCTCGACGCCGTCGTTTTCTCAAG gAGGTTTCCGGTGGTGGAGAAGCGTTGGCGAGCTGCTTGCAACGCCAACAATGACTCCGATCAATTCTTCTCTTCCTTACCCACTAACTCCGACCTCACTGATGCCTTTCTTGACCGAAAACATAG GGAGGGATCTGCGCGAGGATTTGGGATACGCAAGAGTAATTCAACTTTGGGATCAGATTCTTGGGTGGATGATCCCATCACTCGTCATGTTGTAGGTCTTTACATTAACAAAGAAGAGGAGGACATTAAGAATCTATTGTGGCCTTTAATCTTGCACACGAAGGGCCTTTACAGTATACTTATTCTACCAATGGTTGAACCTAGGCATTTAAAAGCATATGCAAGGTTGTGTAAAAGATCTGATTGTGGAACTGCTCTTGGCATGGACGATGGCTTGTCTTCCCTCTTGTTGGATCTTCCATCGGTAACAGG GGCTTTTATGGTAGCACATGCTATTGGTGACATAATTACAGGCGACACAGTAGAACCAGAAGTGATTGTAAGTGCAGCTCCCTCTGTTGGAGGGCTGTTTGATTCACTCACTGGTAGTATAGGCATCTCTTCCAGGGCAAAACCTGTAACTCCACCTGTTACTTCTGCATCCCCTTCAATTACATCTGTACCAGGATCAGTTACAGGCGATGCTCCAAAAATTGGGTCTAGGCCATTGGATAAAGATGCACTCAGAACATTTATCAATAGTTCAATGCCCTTTG GCACACCCTTGGACCTTAATTATTCcaatatttttactataaaGGCCAATGGTTTTTCTGCAACGGATTTGCCTCCTTCGGAACAGAAGCAGCCAGCTTGGAAACCATATTTATACAAAGGAAAGCAGAGAATATTGTTTACCATTCATGAGACTATTCACGCGGCTCTGTATGACAGAGATGAAATTCCAGATACTATATCAGTTTCTGGTCAAATAAATTGTCGAGCTGATTTGGAAGGGTTGCCAGATGTGTCATTTCCCTTGGCTGGGTTGCACAGAGCAAGCCTTGAAGTTTTATCATATCATCCTTGTGCTCAAGTTTCAGATCAAGGTTTGGACAAGCAAGGTGTGATGTTTTCTCCACCGTTAGGTAATTTTGTGTTGATGCGTTATCAGGCAACTTGTGCCCTTGGACCCCCCTTAAAGGGATTCTACCAGTTGTCTATGGTTTCTGAGGACAAAGGCGCATTTCTATTCAAGTTACATTTAATGGAAGGATATAAGGCCCCTTTGACAATGGAGTTCTGTACCGTGACTATGCCCTTTCCTAGGAGGAGGATTGTGTCTTTGGATGGGACTCCTTCTGTGGGAACAGTTTCAACTTCAGAGCACTCTGTTGAATGGAAAATTGTGACAAGTGGCCGAGGACTGACTGGAAGAAGTATTGAAGTGACCTTCCCTGGAACTGTCAAGTTTGCACCATGGAAAAACCAAAGGTTGTCTTCCTCCAGGTCGTCCTTTGGAAATGATGCTGACGAGGATAGTGATAATGAGGCAGAGAATGCTAGTAACATGGTTAACGAAGAACATTTGATGGAGAAAATGAATAAGGATCTTCCTCCAGTTGAATTAGAGGAGCCATTTTGCTGGCAGGCATACAATTATGCTAAA GTATCATTCAAGGTTGTTGGGGCATCAGTATCTGGAATTTCCGTTGATCCTAAATCT gtGGGCATCTATCCAGCTGTAAAAGCACCTATGGAGTTTTCAActcag GTTACTTCTGGGGACTATATTCTGTGGAATACTCTT
- the LOC114177732 gene encoding AP-5 complex subunit mu isoform X1, whose protein sequence is MSSGCGIRAIWILNNLDAVVFSRRFPVVEKRWRAACNANNDSDQFFSSLPTNSDLTDAFLDRKHREGSARGFGIRKSNSTLGSDSWVDDPITRHVVGLYINKEEEDIKNLLWPLILHTKGLYSILILPMVEPRHLKAYARLCKRSDCGTALGMDDGLSSLLLDLPSVTGAFMVAHAIGDIITGDTVEPEVIVSAAPSVGGLFDSLTGSIGISSRAKPVTPPVTSASPSITSVPGSVTGDAPKIGSRPLDKDALRTFINSSMPFGTPLDLNYSNIFTIKANGFSATDLPPSEQKQPAWKPYLYKGKQRILFTIHETIHAALYDRDEIPDTISVSGQINCRADLEGLPDVSFPLAGLHRASLEVLSYHPCAQVSDQGLDKQGVMFSPPLGNFVLMRYQATCALGPPLKGFYQLSMVSEDKGAFLFKLHLMEGYKAPLTMEFCTVTMPFPRRRIVSLDGTPSVGTVSTSEHSVEWKIVTSGRGLTGRSIEVTFPGTVKFAPWKNQRLSSSRSSFGNDADEDSDNEAENASNMVNEEHLMEKMNKDLPPVELEEPFCWQAYNYAKVSFKVVGASVSGISVDPKSVGIYPAVKAPMEFSTQVTSGDYILWNTLGKCPNVATIKRKKPDPVNLCLALYHFVLQ, encoded by the exons ATGTCCAGTGGATGCGGCATCAGAGCTATATGGATCCTGAACAACCTCGACGCCGTCGTTTTCTCAAG gAGGTTTCCGGTGGTGGAGAAGCGTTGGCGAGCTGCTTGCAACGCCAACAATGACTCCGATCAATTCTTCTCTTCCTTACCCACTAACTCCGACCTCACTGATGCCTTTCTTGACCGAAAACATAG GGAGGGATCTGCGCGAGGATTTGGGATACGCAAGAGTAATTCAACTTTGGGATCAGATTCTTGGGTGGATGATCCCATCACTCGTCATGTTGTAGGTCTTTACATTAACAAAGAAGAGGAGGACATTAAGAATCTATTGTGGCCTTTAATCTTGCACACGAAGGGCCTTTACAGTATACTTATTCTACCAATGGTTGAACCTAGGCATTTAAAAGCATATGCAAGGTTGTGTAAAAGATCTGATTGTGGAACTGCTCTTGGCATGGACGATGGCTTGTCTTCCCTCTTGTTGGATCTTCCATCGGTAACAGG GGCTTTTATGGTAGCACATGCTATTGGTGACATAATTACAGGCGACACAGTAGAACCAGAAGTGATTGTAAGTGCAGCTCCCTCTGTTGGAGGGCTGTTTGATTCACTCACTGGTAGTATAGGCATCTCTTCCAGGGCAAAACCTGTAACTCCACCTGTTACTTCTGCATCCCCTTCAATTACATCTGTACCAGGATCAGTTACAGGCGATGCTCCAAAAATTGGGTCTAGGCCATTGGATAAAGATGCACTCAGAACATTTATCAATAGTTCAATGCCCTTTG GCACACCCTTGGACCTTAATTATTCcaatatttttactataaaGGCCAATGGTTTTTCTGCAACGGATTTGCCTCCTTCGGAACAGAAGCAGCCAGCTTGGAAACCATATTTATACAAAGGAAAGCAGAGAATATTGTTTACCATTCATGAGACTATTCACGCGGCTCTGTATGACAGAGATGAAATTCCAGATACTATATCAGTTTCTGGTCAAATAAATTGTCGAGCTGATTTGGAAGGGTTGCCAGATGTGTCATTTCCCTTGGCTGGGTTGCACAGAGCAAGCCTTGAAGTTTTATCATATCATCCTTGTGCTCAAGTTTCAGATCAAGGTTTGGACAAGCAAGGTGTGATGTTTTCTCCACCGTTAGGTAATTTTGTGTTGATGCGTTATCAGGCAACTTGTGCCCTTGGACCCCCCTTAAAGGGATTCTACCAGTTGTCTATGGTTTCTGAGGACAAAGGCGCATTTCTATTCAAGTTACATTTAATGGAAGGATATAAGGCCCCTTTGACAATGGAGTTCTGTACCGTGACTATGCCCTTTCCTAGGAGGAGGATTGTGTCTTTGGATGGGACTCCTTCTGTGGGAACAGTTTCAACTTCAGAGCACTCTGTTGAATGGAAAATTGTGACAAGTGGCCGAGGACTGACTGGAAGAAGTATTGAAGTGACCTTCCCTGGAACTGTCAAGTTTGCACCATGGAAAAACCAAAGGTTGTCTTCCTCCAGGTCGTCCTTTGGAAATGATGCTGACGAGGATAGTGATAATGAGGCAGAGAATGCTAGTAACATGGTTAACGAAGAACATTTGATGGAGAAAATGAATAAGGATCTTCCTCCAGTTGAATTAGAGGAGCCATTTTGCTGGCAGGCATACAATTATGCTAAA GTATCATTCAAGGTTGTTGGGGCATCAGTATCTGGAATTTCCGTTGATCCTAAATCT gtGGGCATCTATCCAGCTGTAAAAGCACCTATGGAGTTTTCAActcag GTTACTTCTGGGGACTATATTCTGTGGAATACTCTT